The Candidatus Kaelpia aquatica genome has a segment encoding these proteins:
- a CDS encoding ComEC/Rec2 family competence protein, translating into MPPFSLNLFFILISYITGIIAAYFFDLNICTLFILSILLLLASLFFIKSRVFLSLISLVFIFLGAVNIEIKELRGDSISSLKYLKETSVEGAVTSIPLKRDQRLRFTLSLQNINGRETGTAIPIEVYSNYSPLIEPGDLLSLTGTFRSIRGGSYFLADKTVKLKEYFSFKRYIYKIKKYTLIAVDELYPREYAPFIKATVAGEAGSSVKNLRKVFQEIGVVHILAISGLHVGLLLFFFGFVVKLLGIYGRLKALLLAVILISYMFLSGCRPPVTRATLMALIYLYFWFRGYKVNPFNLLMSAAFIMLLLQPQELFGLSFQLSFTAISGIFIMLYAFNDQLRSGFKGKAISYFKVTFGAYIFVLPLIWYYFNRISLIALVVNTAFIIVFSYLISSAFFVLILYPLIPSLSRVLVQSGFPVFYYLFKILDNLAALPFASLDMPQISIAGAIFIYLIFVLSILAFRDIIKKKRGLSKS; encoded by the coding sequence ATGCCTCCTTTTTCGTTAAATCTGTTTTTTATTTTAATAAGCTATATCACAGGTATTATAGCTGCTTACTTTTTTGATTTAAATATCTGCACTCTTTTTATTCTTTCAATTCTACTATTGTTAGCTTCGTTGTTTTTTATCAAGAGCAGAGTTTTCCTCTCACTTATATCCTTAGTCTTTATTTTTTTAGGCGCTGTTAATATTGAAATAAAAGAGTTAAGAGGGGATTCTATATCTAGTTTAAAGTATTTGAAAGAGACTAGTGTCGAGGGAGCTGTTACGTCGATTCCATTAAAGAGAGATCAGAGGTTAAGGTTTACTCTATCTTTGCAAAACATCAACGGCAGAGAGACTGGTACTGCTATCCCTATAGAGGTTTATTCTAACTATAGCCCTTTAATAGAACCCGGAGATCTACTATCCCTAACCGGTACTTTTAGAAGTATTAGAGGGGGCAGCTATTTTCTTGCGGATAAAACTGTTAAGCTAAAAGAGTATTTTTCATTCAAAAGGTATATCTATAAAATTAAAAAGTACACATTGATAGCAGTAGATGAACTCTACCCTAGAGAGTATGCACCTTTTATAAAAGCAACAGTAGCTGGAGAGGCTGGCAGTAGTGTCAAAAATTTGCGTAAAGTATTTCAAGAGATTGGAGTTGTTCATATTCTTGCAATAAGCGGACTCCACGTTGGATTATTGTTATTCTTTTTTGGCTTTGTGGTTAAACTACTAGGTATCTATGGAAGGCTTAAGGCTCTTCTCTTAGCAGTAATACTCATCTCCTATATGTTCTTAAGCGGATGTAGGCCTCCTGTTACGCGGGCTACTCTTATGGCTTTAATATATCTTTATTTCTGGTTCCGGGGGTATAAGGTAAATCCTTTTAATCTCTTGATGTCGGCTGCCTTTATAATGCTTCTCTTACAACCTCAAGAGTTATTTGGTCTTAGCTTTCAGCTTTCATTTACTGCTATATCAGGGATCTTTATCATGCTGTATGCTTTTAATGATCAGCTAAGATCTGGATTTAAAGGAAAGGCGATTAGCTACTTCAAGGTTACTTTCGGGGCCTACATATTTGTCCTTCCTCTTATTTGGTATTACTTCAATAGAATCTCCTTGATTGCGCTAGTTGTGAATACTGCTTTTATCATCGTGTTCTCCTATCTTATAAGCTCAGCTTTCTTTGTACTTATACTATACCCTTTGATTCCTTCTCTCTCTCGGGTCCTAGTTCAGAGTGGTTTTCCGGTATTCTATTATCTCTTTAAGATTTTGGATAATCTAGCTGCTCTTCCTTTTGCGTCTTTAGATATGCCTCAAATAAGCATAGCAGGAGCCATCTTTATTTATCTGATCTTTGTCCTGTCTATTCTAGCCTTTCGTGATATAATCAAAAAGAAAAGAGGGTTGTCTAAATCTTAG
- a CDS encoding AAA family ATPase — protein MKKIFIAATNQNGGKTTVALGLLLNLKNHFKRIGFIKPIGQRYLFEEGYQVDEDSVLIEKVFKFEFPLKILNPIAVERGFTERYIENPYPADITSKIVESYNKIADSSDLVIIEGTGHAGVGSVFDHSNARVAKILDAKVVIVSSGGVGKPIDEIVLNKALFDKEGADVIGAVVNKVLKEKYEKISSLVSRGLNRLGVDELGTIPYNPILSAPTMEQISDEMDLGFISSREKKGNVVEKIIIAAMEPHDAFRYIGRNTLIITPGDREDIAMAAIRSCSIPDTNDYSIAGILLTGGILPSKKVLNKIERVGIPLLASEDDTYTVASAIYDLNVKLRSTDYEKIKLVKEMIGRYVDVEKILNSI, from the coding sequence ATGAAGAAGATATTTATTGCTGCTACAAATCAGAATGGGGGTAAGACTACAGTTGCCTTAGGGCTACTTCTTAACCTCAAGAACCACTTTAAAAGAATAGGATTTATAAAGCCGATAGGGCAGAGATATCTTTTTGAAGAAGGTTATCAAGTAGATGAAGACTCTGTTCTGATAGAGAAGGTGTTTAAGTTTGAGTTTCCTTTGAAGATTCTTAATCCAATTGCGGTTGAGAGAGGGTTTACCGAAAGATACATAGAAAATCCTTACCCTGCTGATATTACGTCTAAGATAGTTGAGTCTTACAATAAGATTGCAGATTCTTCCGATCTTGTGATTATCGAGGGTACCGGCCATGCGGGGGTGGGCTCTGTCTTTGACCATTCCAATGCCAGGGTTGCCAAGATCTTGGATGCAAAGGTTGTGATAGTATCGTCTGGAGGAGTAGGCAAGCCTATAGACGAAATCGTCCTTAATAAAGCTCTCTTTGACAAGGAAGGGGCAGATGTTATTGGTGCTGTTGTGAATAAAGTTTTAAAGGAGAAGTACGAGAAGATCTCCTCTCTTGTAAGTAGAGGGCTTAATAGGCTGGGGGTTGATGAATTAGGCACCATCCCTTATAATCCAATACTATCTGCGCCTACAATGGAGCAGATATCCGATGAGATGGATCTCGGTTTTATCTCCTCTAGAGAAAAAAAAGGAAATGTTGTAGAGAAGATCATAATAGCGGCTATGGAGCCTCATGATGCATTTAGATATATAGGAAGAAATACCTTAATAATAACCCCGGGGGACAGAGAGGATATAGCTATGGCTGCGATTAGATCTTGTTCTATTCCCGATACAAATGACTACAGTATTGCGGGGATCTTGTTGACTGGAGGTATTTTGCCGAGCAAGAAGGTTTTGAACAAGATAGAGAGAGTGGGAATACCGCTCCTTGCCTCAGAGGATGATACTTATACTGTTGCATCTGCTATATATGATTTAAATGTAAAGTTAAGATCAACTGACTACGAGAAGATTAAGTTGGTCAAAGAGATGATCGGTAGATATGTAGATGTAGAAAAGATCCTCAACTCTATTTAG
- the tatA gene encoding twin-arginine translocase TatA/TatE family subunit has product MFRMGIAEILVILLIVLLLFGAKRLPEIGRALAKTLREFRKESECIDSDKSEEESDDTIS; this is encoded by the coding sequence ATGTTTCGAATGGGTATAGCCGAGATACTAGTAATCCTTTTGATTGTACTGCTTCTCTTTGGAGCTAAGAGGCTGCCTGAGATAGGAAGAGCTCTTGCCAAAACTCTTAGAGAGTTTAGAAAAGAGTCTGAGTGTATTGACTCCGATAAGAGTGAAGAAGAATCGGATGATACTATAAGTTGA
- a CDS encoding GGDEF domain-containing protein, whose amino-acid sequence MTLMKEDHLTKFYTRDEFQPYVDSLTESEKNFTVGLIDLNHFKVINDKYGHMFGDSVLRYVSSTIKLTFEDRGVLFRYGGDEFVVVFPEQDKKYASILFRLCNRNLKKRPFLFKTKLLKISVSYGVASYPQDAVDIESLVHKADMAMYCSKKLAKGAVADIAKINIYRILILGKKILFWGAWISLISLIVFKPFKIGVKSFIASKKIEQSEVVLSYPCEVIFKNGYTLNGVLVERDTDTITLLIPMGGVEGKMKVDKSIIRKYRTFKP is encoded by the coding sequence ATGACGCTTATGAAAGAAGATCATTTAACAAAGTTTTATACTAGAGATGAATTTCAACCCTATGTTGATTCTCTTACTGAATCAGAGAAGAATTTTACAGTAGGACTTATAGATTTAAACCATTTTAAGGTTATAAACGATAAATACGGTCATATGTTTGGGGATAGTGTTTTAAGGTATGTCTCTTCGACTATAAAGCTTACATTTGAAGATAGGGGTGTGCTCTTTCGTTACGGGGGAGATGAGTTTGTCGTAGTCTTTCCTGAGCAGGATAAGAAGTATGCTTCGATCTTATTTAGGCTTTGTAATAGAAATCTGAAGAAACGTCCTTTCCTATTTAAAACAAAATTATTAAAGATTAGTGTCAGCTATGGTGTTGCATCTTATCCTCAGGATGCTGTAGATATAGAGTCGCTTGTTCACAAAGCCGATATGGCCATGTATTGCTCTAAAAAGTTGGCCAAAGGCGCTGTAGCGGATATTGCAAAGATAAACATCTATCGAATTCTTATTTTGGGGAAGAAGATTCTCTTCTGGGGAGCATGGATTTCTTTAATCAGCCTTATTGTTTTCAAGCCTTTTAAAATAGGAGTGAAGAGTTTTATTGCTTCAAAGAAAATAGAGCAGAGCGAGGTAGTGCTTAGCTATCCCTGTGAAGTGATTTTTAAAAACGGCTATACCTTAAATGGAGTTTTGGTAGAGAGAGATACTGATACCATTACGCTTCTTATTCCAATGGGTGGGGTTGAAGGCAAGATGAAGGTAGATAAGAGTATAATCCGTAAGTACCGTACTTTTAAGCCTTAG
- the tatC gene encoding twin-arginine translocase subunit TatC, with the protein MTVFDHLEEFRRRFIYVLIFYFFSVVISYFFVNDLLLFIQKPITSLIYIHPAELFIARIKIALSLGAFAAFSFLLSQLYLYLKPALKKSSLRSSFAYIFFIVLFFYLGVVLGYLLFLPGFLNFLLNFEAGNISAMITVSNYISFLFMLLLSFGIIFIIPLAVLFSIRSGLVEVGTLKKSRKYIYLASFILAAILTPPDVFTQVILALPLIFLFELSILISSFSVYNSSKR; encoded by the coding sequence TTGACTGTCTTTGATCATCTTGAAGAATTCAGGAGACGGTTTATATATGTTCTCATCTTTTATTTTTTCTCTGTAGTCATCAGCTATTTTTTTGTAAACGATCTCTTGTTGTTCATTCAAAAACCGATAACCAGTTTGATCTATATTCATCCGGCAGAGCTTTTTATTGCCAGAATAAAGATAGCCCTATCTCTGGGAGCATTTGCGGCTTTTTCTTTTCTTCTCTCTCAACTGTACTTATATCTAAAGCCGGCTCTTAAAAAGAGCAGTTTAAGGTCATCTTTTGCCTATATATTCTTTATAGTTCTTTTTTTCTATCTAGGGGTAGTGCTTGGCTACCTGTTGTTTTTGCCCGGTTTTCTTAATTTTTTGCTTAATTTTGAGGCAGGGAATATAAGTGCAATGATAACTGTCAGCAATTACATCTCCTTTCTTTTTATGCTGCTTTTGTCTTTTGGAATCATCTTTATAATCCCGCTTGCTGTTCTTTTTTCTATTAGATCCGGATTGGTGGAGGTTGGAACATTAAAGAAGAGTAGGAAATATATATATCTAGCCAGCTTTATTCTGGCTGCGATCTTGACTCCTCCGGATGTTTTTACTCAGGTCATTCTTGCCCTGCCTTTGATATTTCTTTTTGAATTAAGTATTTTAATTTCTTCATTTTCTGTATATAATAGTTCAAAAAGATGA
- the queF gene encoding preQ(1) synthase → MVYENRDSSDIEQKALKAIGETFDISVVESSILVTFPYEYPKNIIEMEHSTDEFSCLCPFSGLPDFARISLIYVPGKLCIELKSFKYYLLAFRQVKIFHEHVVNKIMEDLVKILNPVELKIEAIFNLRGGIETKASACYKNKDLKD, encoded by the coding sequence ATGGTTTATGAGAATAGAGATTCTTCTGACATAGAACAGAAAGCACTTAAAGCGATAGGCGAGACCTTTGATATCTCTGTAGTGGAGTCTTCGATCTTAGTGACTTTTCCTTATGAATATCCTAAGAATATAATAGAGATGGAGCATTCAACGGATGAATTTAGTTGTCTCTGTCCCTTTTCAGGTCTTCCGGACTTTGCAAGAATAAGCTTGATATATGTACCAGGCAAGCTATGTATAGAGCTTAAGTCTTTTAAGTATTATCTCCTAGCATTTAGGCAGGTTAAAATATTCCATGAACATGTAGTTAATAAAATCATGGAAGATCTGGTTAAAATCTTGAATCCTGTTGAGCTAAAAATAGAGGCTATCTTTAATCTTAGGGGTGGGATAGAGACAAAAGCATCGGCGTGCTATAAAAATAAAGATTTAAAAGATTGA
- a CDS encoding helix-hairpin-helix domain-containing protein, whose amino-acid sequence MKISLSREGKYLLFFLAFSFLIYLFVSFVGVGEFRYNLISDRAKSETVFPLDLNAASYAELIQIPGIGPSYAQRIIEYRYNSGGFKSIEELKNVKGVGEKKLEKMRPYLKL is encoded by the coding sequence GTGAAGATTAGTTTGAGCAGGGAAGGAAAATATCTTTTATTCTTTTTGGCATTCTCTTTTTTAATCTATCTTTTTGTCTCTTTTGTAGGTGTTGGAGAGTTTAGATATAACCTGATTTCAGACAGAGCTAAATCAGAGACAGTATTCCCCTTAGATTTAAACGCTGCTTCATATGCTGAACTTATTCAGATTCCCGGCATAGGGCCGAGCTATGCTCAGAGAATAATAGAGTATCGCTACAATAGCGGAGGATTCAAAAGCATTGAAGAGTTGAAAAATGTCAAAGGGGTGGGAGAGAAGAAACTAGAGAAGATGAGACCCTATCTTAAATTATAA